A window of Candidatus Paceibacterota bacterium genomic DNA:
GTTAAGGAAGCAGCCCAGGCAAAGGGAGTCGCACCAACAGAGTCGCTCTATGAGCGCCTTGAGCGTCGCCTCGACAATGCCGTGTTTGTTCTCGGTTTCCCAAAGAGCCGCGCACACGCACGTCAGATCACTTCACACGGACATATTACAGTCAATGGGAAGAAGATGACTATTCCTTCATACCCCGTAAAGGTTGGTGACGTCATTGCAGTCCGTGAGGGCAGCAAGAAGTCTCCTATCTTCGCGACGGCAGCAGAGGATATGGCAAAGGCACCTGTAGATTGGATGACAACAGATACTTCAAAGCTCGCAGCAACCGTCAAGGGTGCTCCAAAGCTCGACAAGACTCGCATGCCATTCAACCTCCAGTCGGTGATCGAGTTCTACTCTCGATAAAAAGTTATGGGCTATTGTCTCCGATCGATAGAGAGGATAGCAATAGCTTCCGTGCACTGCGCAAGCAGTTC
This region includes:
- the rpsD gene encoding 30S ribosomal protein S4 produces the protein MAKKTTCKTCRRLGESLVLRGGKCASGKCAFARRPTPPGKPMAERKHRSTVTEFGTQMREKQKVRFSYGISEKQFSTYVKEAAQAKGVAPTESLYERLERRLDNAVFVLGFPKSRAHARQITSHGHITVNGKKMTIPSYPVKVGDVIAVREGSKKSPIFATAAEDMAKAPVDWMTTDTSKLAATVKGAPKLDKTRMPFNLQSVIEFYSR